The following are encoded together in the Robertmurraya sp. FSL R5-0851 genome:
- a CDS encoding MBL fold metallo-hydrolase has translation MKNVVKLLENLYIIDGHDLGLDNRTGSYLLVADQLTIIETSASPSVPFILAGLQELGFTPIQVKNIIVTHIHLDHAGGAGLLLQSCPNATVYVHPAGKRHLIDPTRLIAGAKAVYGDRFDNLFDPIVPIPEDRIRSMEHEEKLQIGPYHVLTFYHSPGHANHHVSIFDESTKALFTGDTAGICYPDLEGTGVKLYLPSTSPNQFHPDKMRQSLKMFKELKPHFLCFGHYGMTEQPNEVFIQVYSWLDRFVEQGNKAYGARTSFEDRVQLAIKYLSEMIQDHLESYSISRNHKVNEVISLDLSICAMGLIDFIDKQKYT, from the coding sequence TTGAAAAATGTAGTGAAACTCCTCGAAAATTTGTACATTATTGACGGTCATGACTTAGGACTTGATAATAGAACGGGTAGCTACCTGCTCGTTGCCGACCAACTTACTATTATCGAAACAAGCGCTAGCCCTTCTGTCCCATTCATCCTTGCTGGATTACAGGAATTAGGATTCACTCCTATTCAGGTCAAGAACATTATTGTAACACATATCCATCTTGATCATGCTGGTGGTGCTGGACTTTTACTACAATCCTGTCCGAATGCAACTGTATACGTCCACCCTGCCGGTAAAAGGCATTTAATTGATCCTACAAGGTTAATTGCGGGAGCAAAAGCGGTGTATGGAGATCGATTCGATAATCTATTTGATCCAATTGTTCCTATCCCTGAAGATCGCATAAGGTCGATGGAGCATGAAGAAAAGCTTCAAATAGGTCCATATCATGTACTTACCTTCTATCACTCACCGGGACATGCGAATCATCATGTTAGTATTTTTGATGAATCCACTAAGGCTCTCTTTACGGGAGATACTGCCGGTATCTGCTATCCGGACTTAGAGGGTACAGGGGTTAAGCTTTATTTGCCATCAACTTCGCCAAATCAATTTCATCCTGACAAAATGCGTCAGTCTCTTAAAATGTTCAAGGAGCTAAAACCTCATTTCCTCTGTTTTGGACATTATGGAATGACTGAGCAACCAAATGAAGTGTTTATACAAGTCTATAGCTGGCTCGATCGTTTTGTAGAGCAGGGAAATAAAGCATATGGAGCCCGTACTTCTTTTGAAGACAGAGTTCAATTAGCCATTAAATACTTATCTGAAATGATACAAGATCATTTAGAATCTTATTCTATTTCAAGAAACCATAAAGTAAATGAGGTCATTTCTTTAGACTTGAGCATATGCGCTATGGGATTAATTGATTTTATCGACAAACAAAAATATACCTAG
- a CDS encoding YkuJ family protein: protein MSQLQGIITRLKNLQEQASSGEPAQRFFEVNGERKCQVTFHPKTETFELEVYNDKEKSKRYQFDNIDMITIEIFDLIQ, encoded by the coding sequence ATGTCGCAGCTTCAAGGAATCATTACACGTTTAAAAAATCTTCAAGAGCAAGCGAGTTCAGGTGAGCCAGCTCAACGCTTTTTTGAAGTTAATGGAGAAAGAAAGTGTCAGGTTACTTTTCACCCAAAAACAGAAACATTTGAACTAGAAGTATACAATGACAAAGAAAAATCGAAGAGATACCAATTCGACAACATCGATATGATTACTA
- a CDS encoding glutaredoxin family protein has translation MNKVTLYTQPGCPPCEFTKNFFNEQNISYELKDIKKDSSARDELIKLGSYSTPTIVINGDVIIGFEQERIIEALGLSNKNE, from the coding sequence ATGAACAAAGTTACCTTATACACCCAGCCAGGCTGTCCCCCTTGTGAGTTTACGAAAAACTTTTTTAATGAACAAAATATCTCTTATGAACTTAAGGATATTAAAAAAGATTCTTCCGCTCGAGATGAATTAATTAAGCTTGGTTCATACTCTACGCCAACCATTGTTATTAATGGAGATGTGATTATTGGATTTGAACAAGAGCGAATTATAGAAGCACTTGGTCTATCAAACAAAAACGAGTAG